Proteins encoded in a region of the Scatophagus argus isolate fScaArg1 chromosome 1, fScaArg1.pri, whole genome shotgun sequence genome:
- the mafa gene encoding transcription factor Maf, which produces MASELAMSNSDLPTSPLAMEYVNDFDLMKFEVKKEPVEPDRNISQCSRLIAGGSLSSTPMSTPCSSVPPSPSFSAPSPGSGSEQKTHIEDFYWMSSYQQQLNPEALGFSPEDAVEALINSSHQLQSFDGYARGQQFAGAAGAGGTMAGEEMGSAAAVVSAVIAAAAAQTGGQHHHHHHHHHSSNHHQAPGVQSNGTSGTVHPHMRLEERFSDEQLVTMSVRELNRQLRGVSKEEVIRLKQKRRTLKNRGYAQSCRYKRVQQRHVLEGEKTQLMQQVDHLKQEISRLVRERDAYKEKYEKLISNGFRENGSSSDNNPSSPEFFMSSRKFLHL; this is translated from the exons ATGGCATCAGAGCTGGCAATGAGCAACTCCGACCTGCCCACCAGTCCCCTGGCCATGGAATATGTTAATGACTTCGATCTGATGAAGTTTGAAGTGAAAAAGGAGCCGGTTGAGCCCGATCGCAACATCAGCCAGTGCAGTCGCCTTATCGCCGGGGGATCCTTGTCTTCCACCCCGATGAGCACGCCGTGCAGCTCGGTGCCCCCTTCCCCAAGCTTCTCGGCACCCAGTCCGGGCTCGGGCAGCGAGCAGAAGACACACATAGAGGATTTCTACTGGATGTCCAGTTATCAACAGCAGTTGAATCCAGAGGCGCTGGGCTTCAGCCCCGAAGACGCGGTCGAGGCGCTGATCAACAGCAGTCACCAGCTCCAGTCGTTTGATGGCTACGCCCGGGGCCAGCAGTTTGCTGGCGCAGCCGGAGCAGGAGGCACCATGGCCGGGGAGGAGATGGGGTCGGCCGCGGCGGTGGTGTCGGCAGTCATCGCTGCGGCAGCCGCTCAGACGGGAGGGcagcatcaccaccaccaccatcaccaccacagcagcaaccACCACCAGGCACCTGGCGTCCAGTCCAACGGTACTTCTGGGACAGTTCACCCACACATGCGCTTGGAGGAGCGGTTTTCAGACGAGCAGCTGGTCACCATGTCAGTGCGGGAGCTCAACCGGCAGCTACGGGGGGTCAGCAAGGAAGAAGTGATCCgattgaaacagaaaaggaggacCCTAAAGAACAGAGGCTACGCTCAGTCCTGTCGGTACAAGCGGGTCCAGCAGCGGCACGtcctggagggagagaagacGCAACTCATGCAGCAGGTCGATCACCTAAAGCAGGAGATCTCCAGGCTGGTCCGGGAGAGGGACGCGTACAAAGAAAAGTATGAGAAGCTCATCAGCAACGGCTTCAGAGAAAATGGATCCAGCAGCGACAACAACCCTTCATCTCCGGAGTTTTTCAT GTCATCGAGAAAATTCCTGCATCTGTGA